In Liolophura sinensis isolate JHLJ2023 chromosome 2, CUHK_Ljap_v2, whole genome shotgun sequence, a genomic segment contains:
- the LOC135462952 gene encoding uncharacterized protein LOC135462952 produces MTVPALPRRWCEILVLVGLTFGLTVTLVTGAEPEQCGTNSLCGHGTRCDTNTTRCVCLSDDGDRTKRKGKPFSLYYCLGGGVIECGDKLCGYRAECNTDRSGCRCSFNNAEPGELTGTSPSLWYCVEKCDLRGSMCPDNTTCRNSTVNNRHLCQCSEEATQSSTGQCLGKPSNVHVTTEGDSPTQSDDSRILTIGLAAGIGGVVLVAVIVLIVVVLARRRASRRASDNEGLG; encoded by the exons ATGACAGTCCCTGCCCTCCCAAGACGCTGGTGTGAGATTCTGGTTTTAGTGGGTTTAACATTTGGCCTGACAGTAACACTCGTCACAG GTGCTGAACCTGAACAATGTGGAACAAACTCACTGTGTGGTCATGGAACTAGATGTGACACCAACACGACTCGGTGTGTATGCTTGTCTGACGACGGCGACCGGACGAAGAGGAAGGGTAAACCTTTCTCTCTGTATTACTGTTTGG GTGGGGGAGTTATAGAATGTGGAGATAAGCTGTGTGGTTACAGAGCAGAATGTAACACGGACAGGAGTGGGTGTAGATGCTCATTCAACAATGCTGAACCAGGAGAACTGACGGGCACATCTCCATCCCTGTGGTACTGTGTGG AAAAATGTGACCTTAGAGGCAGTATGTGTCCTGACAACACCACGTGTAGGAACTCTACAGTTAATAACAGGCAcctgtgtcagtgttcagaGGAAGCCACACAATCATCTACAGGGCAATGTCTGG GTAAACCATCAAATGTCCATGTCACCACAGAGGGAGACAGTCCAACCCAAA GCGATGATTCCCGGATACTAACTATAGGACTGGCCGCTGGAATCGGAGGGGTGGTCCTAGTGGCTGTCATAGTCTTGATTGTTGTAGTCCTTGCTCG GAGAAGAGCGAGTAGAAGAGCTAGTGACAACGAAGGGCTAGGTTAA